TTTGTGATCTTGGGTGTACgtgcttctgtgaaaactgataCTGGCTTTGCCTATGTCTCTCAGAAGACACGGGGAAATAATCATTTTACAGTGCTACCAAATTCAAATAATTCtgttattttcaattattttctctcattgcagtctgcaggcaaGATGCACCTGCCTCAAGCGAAGGTCTGGGTACAGGACCTACTCAGTGAGAAGTGGGAAGGCCTTTATAAGCTATTGCTTGGTGGCGTGGGTATGCTTGTATTcccacagatactgggatatGATGGCTACCTACAAGATGCATTCGCTCTGGCCTGCAGCACCAGAAGCAGAACAGGCGACCACCAAGGCAAGCttcaaatgatgaccagaatgcAGATCATCCATCGAAGGATCCctctgatgatgaccaagatgtcaaccatcagcctggtccttctacaagcagagactgtatttcagagactgaattttatgTTATTGAGTCAAAATGTTATGCAGAGTATTAGAGCCCTTAAGGCTATCTAGAAGTAGTAATTGATGTAGAACCCTCAAGGTTATTTAGAATTAATGACTGGATGTATAGCTGGGTTCGCTAAATGTATTTCTCATGGCATTGCTGGAGAATCCCTCTGCCTGCCTTAAATCAGTATCTGGTTTAGATTCTGTTTGGTAACTGGCCACTACCAAACAGACTCCTTatgctgtgtttgttctcctttgCAAGGGATCCTGCAGAGGATTACAAGCGCGACCTTTTTGGTCTCAGACAAAAAGGGGGAActgtggatgctaaaaggcaggagcagaggaattttcctgtgaaacttttctttctcatgagagagcagttagagaaatccagcttctcacagcttctctgtgaaagctttcgTTCTCATGCAAACTGGATGGACAACAGTTTCAGGGAATGTAAAACCATTTCTGCACCTGCAGGTTGTTGTGAGAACACtagaattgttttcagtcttgtgagaataatatttggaaatgggtgtcttactgctcaACCTATCACCTTCAGAGGTGGTGGGTGAATAAGCCAATCATGTAAGTTCTTTATTGAGAACCACACTATAAAAGACGAGCTTTCCATTAAACATGGTCttagctctgctctgctctgctttggccATATCATTTGACCAGGATTCATGTCGTGATTTCACCGTTCTCTGGGGATAACAGCGACAGTTGATTTTTAAGTTTTGATAGAATAATggtggaaataaaagaaaatttttttggAAGATATATTTATGGAGAGGTTCTAGGACATAACTGCTATTAGTTAATAAATGACTGTTTTTCAACTCGGAAGATCTCTTACAGTCCTCTTTCCTAGATCTTTGACTATACTTTATGGATCAAAGGAActattaacttttttcttttctttcctgcaatGAAAATATGGCAGAAGCCGTATACAAAAGCCTGTTTACAgtctaaagaaagaaaaagttctaTCAATAAACTTGAAtgtaaatgtttccattttctgtagAATTGCTACTTATTGCAAGAGTTTTGATTACTTATGTggacaatattttcttttgcagttgtGCCATTCAAAGAATTCCTATGGCACCAATGCAGAAATGATACAAGAACTGTAAATACAATTTGGGTACTGTGGTGGGTTGAGACTGAGTTGATGGACGAGTTCCTAAGCCAATAGCGCTTCTAGCGATTTTGCATATTTAAAGGCAGCACAAGTGCGggaatttccttttgtttccgGCTCTCCTGCTGGGAGGCGGGGGGAGGCCTCCAGGCCTCTGGCCCAGGCTGGactctttttccccctttcccctcccctcccctggtGCACCAGCACAGACCCTGAGTTGctgcaaaaaaaccaccccGGAGCCACAGGCAGCTAAAACAGCCGgggactgccacacagctaaaaccaCCCAGTGTGGCTTCTGGGGACCAGTGAggcttccccttccctccaagcAGAGCTGGCGGAGCTGATGGGTGCCCCCTCCCCCAGCCAGCACACCTCACACCGAATCAAAAGGAATATCATATGTAGCCGGTGAGGACATCTTCTCTCCCAGGTCAGcgagaaagaaaagtaaagcaAGTCCCATGAGGGAGAAGAATATGGCGGCTCCAAGGtcaggaagaaagaggaagtaGTCACATAGGGAAAAAGAGGCAGAGGTGCTTTTTTTTAGCACGTAgcttaaaaatgctttctgcaggctgtagaaaaaaattgtcatatCACAAATTGTATTGTCTCTTTAACCCATTTGAAGTATATAGGGAGATGGGGAATTCACGTGCAGCTTATGAAGATATGAaaatgcctatgccaggctatataaaagcagtgaaaaggTTTTAGAGATTGTGAAGAAGAGAGCCTTTGTTTTCAGGTCATAATAACTGATCCTTAAAAGATTAAATCCTAATCCTTAAAAGATTAAAACCCTATGTCTACTGGCCCATGACTGCAGTATAAATGAACTGTGGgattttcatgggagagatgtttttcATTGCAGCAGATTTGTTTTGGGCAGGACTGTTGCTGGTAACAGTTTGGAAACCACgttaaagcagaagaaaactcttttttccttaaatattgGAGAGATTTTTAAGAACTGCAGCGCTGAGCAAATcccatgttttggtttttttcccttgtgcaatttcggtgggaaggagggggtGCTGGAAGAGAGGGGAGTTTTGCTTTAATctcttattaatttttttttgttacttttaattctgttagcaATAAACTTCTTTTTACAGCAACTGTTTAAGcctgaacctgttttgccttgcaGTTTTCTAGTTTTCCTCAATATTCTCTATTTCCCCTTATGCAAAATAACAGATTTTGTGGGGCTTGGCGCTTAGCCAGCTAGAACCACAACAGGTACCAACATTCAGATCAAGTCAGAAGTAAGCAGTAGGGCAATGCTTcacatctgcacagctgcaactatactgcagaaaaagaagcacaTATGAGGGCCATGTCCGAGCTCACTCCTTTAGCAAATCTGTACCTGACTGTGGCCTCCAAACTGGGAGAGGAGGTCTAAGTGCTTAAGTTTCAAAACACCCTCCAAGTATAGAGGCTTTATTAATATCCAGCTTACTAAACATGCAGGAAAGCACATCATTAAGCAACTACTTCAATAAACACTATCAACAAAGACTAGTTTTCCACTAGATTTCTGTTcaattttgaaagaaacataGGAAGACTTTAGTGTGAACGCACACACTAAAAAACATCAAAGAAGTAACACAAGAGATGTTTTGAGTGCCATAAAAGCTTCACATGCATTTATAATCTCTCCTATTCCAAAATGTTATGTTTATagtgcagtgatttttttcagtagcaaACCGTGGCTCATAACTTGCATCTGTCCATTTCCATGACATTCCATAAGTTCTTGAaatttttgctgctgtcttttcatttgaaaataataaaaatgttcagttcagaggaaagggaagaaggggagagagaaggaactCACAAAATCAGTATAACCATACTGATTGTCCAGTATTTTTCAAGGAAGATTTTCTCAGGAGACAatccatctggaaaaaaaaaaaaaaagagaaaaagaaaaaaatatataaccaaaaaattatttcaaattatgtAGCCCAGGACAAGTATATTGCAGCTACAGACAGTTTTACAGTTTTTACATCTTCTATGTCTTCAATATAGGAGGGATAGAGAACTGTCGCTGTATGACCTTAGAACACACTcctattttactattttatttttattgtggtCTCATTGACCACATAACTTTGGCATGGAAGTCACTGCCCAGCAACTCTCAAGGTTCTCATCAGGGAGTTCTCACTGATCAAAATCCCTTGGGACTCTAGGTTAGTCATCCCAGGACACTTTGGAGAAAGAGTAAGAATGAAGGGCAAGATTTTTAATATAACAGTGAAGTGATGAACAGTAGgaatttcttctgaagtttTATTATCAtattaagaataaaaacaagcatttttGCCTGACTTCAGGCTGTTTCAGTCATTCCTCCTTTGTACCAAGGATCAGCTCCTTCACCAAGCATAGCCATATCTAAAATGGTGCTGCCTTAGGCCATTTCACTTGTACCACAAGGGTTCCATCCTTTCCCTTCAGTAAATATCTCCTGGTATTGTAGACACTTGCAAAGGTTTCCATTCAAGAGAAATACAGCTGAGATTCAGACTAAAGGGCCCCGATTTCCTCTTGATTGGGGCCCAATGATTTCCATATCATAAGACAGGCACTTCTTTCTTTGGTACATTCAGCAATGCATTTTGCTGCCTGGCTAAAGTCTGGGCACACATTCAACTTGTAGCACCAAACTGAcacagaaatagatttttttgaCACCATTAGTTCTCAAGAGTAATTTGACTAAAAGATAAGAGGCAATTATCTTTCAGTTCAAAAGCAGAATGTCATGAAGCACGTTTAAATAATTCTGTCATATGCAACTGAATGCCAGTCTTGAAACTGAATAATTTAGGCATTCTTCTACTAGTCATTCTGCCTTAATTTTATTGTCATGATCtctgaatgcatttttaaattgattAACATATATTTTACATTAGTTCCCTTTCTAAAAATCTTGGACTGAAATGAGAATACaaccttttttttaacaagctCTTAGACTGTTAGAATTGTCTCTTACTTAGAGTTTATAAGGTTATAAGGGCCTTTTATATTTAAACTACttaaatctatttaaatatGTCATCAAAGTACATATAATATACTAGTCTTCTGAGCATTTTAATAGTGTTGcaattagattttaaaaatacatgcagatTGGACCCAAGATGTTTGTGTTATTTTATCACAGTTCTCTGAGCATCTCTGCTGTCCAAGTTTTAAGTTTGAAGGGTTTACAGGATATTCTGAAgagacacaaaagaaaaagcttatcacaaaaaaaaataaaagtgccaTAACACAGGATTATATGAAATGTGTGGATTTCATTATCTTAATGGTACCTTTGATTTTCCCATCATGAAACCACAAAGGATATGCTTCCAGTAGACTGAAGGGATCCTTACTGGTGTTCTTTCCGAAAGGCTCTGCTAATTCATCCTAATGAAAAAGGCATATTCCCTTCAAAAGAGAAGTAGCATAATACCAAGGAACTGGAAGTTATGATTTACCCTCATGAGACCCTGTGGGAAGCTCCTGGCAGAAATTGAGGCCCCGCAGAGAGAGAAGTCCACACTGGAATCAGGTTTGCCAGCAGGATTTGTGACCCCACAGGGGACCCACTCTGGAGCAGTCTGTTTCTGAAGGACTGAAacccatgggaaggactcacgttagagaagttcatggaggactgtctcctgtgATTGGGAcccagtgctggaggaggggaagggtGTGAGGAGTCCCAGCACTGAGGAGAAAAGAGTGTTAGAGACAACATGTGTGACTGCAGCCtccattccccatctccctgtggAAGAGGTAAAAAAACCTAGGAATGAAGTTGAgcccagggaggagggagatataaggggaaggtgttttaagatttggatttatttctcattattctactctgatttgattggtaataaattcaactATTTTCCCCAAGTCGaatctgttttgcccatgacagtgaCTGGTAAGGGACCTCTCCCTGTCCTGATCTCAACCCACaaatgttttgctgtatttactGTCCCTGTCCAgttgaggaggggagtgataaaGCAGCAATGGTGgtacctggcatccagccagggttaACCCACCACAGGCCCATCCATTATCTGACAGTCCTAGAAATCTTTGAATTATTCTAAAATAGCAAAGACAGAACCTTGTCCCAAAGATTCGTAGCCTAAGTGCACAATCTAACAAAggtcttttttttgtcttctaatGAATGAACGGGTGTCTATTGAAGCATCCAGTGAAATTAAGACACATACACTTACAACTAAAAAAATCacctggaaggaggaaaagcattAGTGCTTTAAACTCTGCTTAATGCTTCACAGAAGGATTCTGGCAAGAGTTTTTAGAAGTAGAGAGCACCTGTTTACAAACCCATTCTTTTAACATACTGCCTTTCAAAACCCCTGGGTCCATAATGCCGTGTGAATACGATATCTAATAAACTGTAATGGAATTCTGCATAAATAGAGGGTTAATGTTGTTGTTGGCCTATTCTCTAATCTCAGTTCAGTGTTTCACACAGCTTGGTTATCAAAGGTTGCAAATATTGTTTCCCTATCCTAAACTTTTCATGCAATGTACACCTCTCACAGAACTGCTCTATATGCTTGGATACTAATTCAAGTTTATATCCTTATTTGTTTACATAGACATACAAAGGGAAATAGCTAAGAAAAcgtctcttttttttttgttaaaatatttataggaATGAAAGCTGATGAACTTGAAAATCAATCCACACCTGCATTTTCAGGTaatcagttttgaaaattaaatgcatagagaaaaaaatacataggGAAGAAGGAACATGTAAATCTATAGAGAGATGAAAACAGTCAATTTGAAAAAAGAATTCCTACTACCAAAAACAAAGTTCCTTGACAGAATAATTAGAATAAAATCACCTATATGATCTACTTCAATGTCAAAAAATATTAACTCTGTCCGTGAGAaaaattttagcttttttccaaacttaaaaatgcaaatcatACAAACTAAGTCAGAAAATtcagagaagtaaaacaaaagatGTGCTCCCCTCACCTGCTAAAGCAacagaaatgcaatttatttataataatgttaatcaaaatccatttctgaaaccttttttttaaatgaagttattAGTCAGAAGTGAAGAACTATCAGAAGTCATGGGTGTTTATATTCATTCATGATTTTCTGATACTTCTCATGAAAGATTCAGAGATAACTCAGTGTCCGGCCCAAATTTCAGTAATTACATTCTGCCTCTTTAGGTTGCCAAGTACcactggctgcagctgagctcttGTTACAATACATACGAGTGTGTCAATACGGCTGGAGTAAATGATATGGcatgaatttatattttaatctAGGAAAAACCTCTAGGAGGCACAGCATTGTTTAACTAGGTTCTGTCAGTACATACTTTGAGATTCAAGCTTCCATAAGACAAAACCATAATTGGAGCTGGTTGCTTGCAAGATATGCATGTCAGAATGCTGTGGTAGAGGAAtatgagagaaaggaaaatgaagaaaaggtgGAAGCGAATGTGTCACCTTgggtgaaaaggaaaagatgggGGTGGAATATTGGGCAATTCTTACATCTGCCTGCAGAGAGAGGGATTTATTAACTTCCTTTCCATAGAGgttttaaaaaaggaacaaacagaaaaacagtacTGTGTGGAACAACAGTTCTGCCCAGAcaaagatatattttatatcaCATGTGGCTGATGAGCCAGCAAGCTTCAAGTCATTACACATTCAgaattgtagtggtttggttcaaaatatctattacttacttattttccttctgtgagataagaattaggag
This Corvus moneduloides isolate bCorMon1 chromosome 2, bCorMon1.pri, whole genome shotgun sequence DNA region includes the following protein-coding sequences:
- the LOC116438535 gene encoding uncharacterized protein LOC116438535 isoform X1 is translated as MGRAQQLPHRSREMEPWTGKMGHKDANKVLSVLKSAITLMGADNFIADGGKGKGLLNSVSSGCSPTTEGTNRLSSFVPGHPTPPDRSSLQLHHCRPAGAGGAGGVAAAAVSAEIAAPRADPLPPACQSAGKMHLPQAKVWVQDLLSEKWEGLYKLLLGGVGMLVFPQILGYDGYLQDAFALACSTRSRTGDHQGKLQMMTRMQIIHRRIPLMMTKMSTISLVLLQAETVFQRLNFMLLSQNVMQSIRALKAI